The genomic DNA AGGGAAAGGATCAAACGGAAAACCATGGAAACCCGGCGCTTGCAATACCGCAAATACGCCGCTTAATATGATCAACCAGATGGGCCAGACCCTCTCTTAGATCAGGCCGCCAGATGTTCCATTTTATATGACGACGGACAGCTGTTGTTGCGAACACCCTCTCTCCATTCGTACTTGGTAGCTCTTTAAGAATTTCAACGGCGCGGCGACTGAGGGGCACAGTGCGGGGCCACCCATTCTTTGTATGGCGTAAAAGTGCGAGGCTTTTGTCCACATTGATGTCTTCCCACCTGAGGCTTAGGAGCTCCCCCAGGCGCATACCTGTCTCTATGGCGAAAAGGATCATGGGTTTGAGATTTGGGTTTCTGGATTGTTGGGTTGCGGCCATAAGGAGGGTAAGTTCATGGGGCTCTAGGCGGCGGTCCCTTGCCTTGCCTGGTGGTGGCTTCTCTACGCTAGTAAGAGGGTTCTGATGCAATTGCAGGCCCCACTCCCTCATTGCCACATTCAAAACACGTTGAAAAAGAACCAGCTCTTTTCGGGCTGTCTGCGGCAACACATGCTTAATACGTCGGTCTCGGTAATCGCTAAATAAGCTCGGGGCCAAAGCCTTAACAGAATGAGATGCAATGGGGTCACGAAGGAGCATATTTATTTTGTAATGCTGTTCTGGGCCACTCTTCATATTGATTATGACGTTATCGCGGTACCTAGATAAGAGATCACCAAGGGTCGCATTACGATCAACTTGGCCCTTTGTACAGATGATCCCTTTGTCTAAATCAGTTTCAACCTGTCGCGCCCATTTGAGTGCATCAGACTTTTCAAAGAAGGTTTTACTCAATGCTGAGGACCCATGACGGCGAACTTGAGCCTGCCATTTA from Rhodospirillales bacterium includes the following:
- a CDS encoding site-specific integrase translates to MASIRKRGRKWQAQVRRHGSSALSKTFFEKSDALKWARQVETDLDKGIICTKGQVDRNATLGDLLSRYRDNVIINMKSGPEQHYKINMLLRDPIASHSVKALAPSLFSDYRDRRIKHVLPQTARKELVLFQRVLNVAMREWGLQLHQNPLTSVEKPPPGKARDRRLEPHELTLLMAATQQSRNPNLKPMILFAIETGMRLGELLSLRWEDINVDKSLALLRHTKNGWPRTVPLSRRAVEILKELPSTNGERVFATTAVRRHIKWNIWRPDLREGLAHLVDHIKRRICGIASAGFPWFSV